Genomic DNA from Candidatus Kryptobacter tengchongensis:
ACCACTTATATCTGGTAATTATGTTTGTTTTGGCTCGCTTGACAAAAACATCTATGTAATTGATATCACAACTGGGAAATTGCTCTGGAACTACGAAACCGGAGGAAGGATAAAATCAACCCCGATCGTTTGGAAAGATTTTCTCATCGTAGCTTCGGAAGATAGATTTGTCTATGCATTTAAAACACAACAACAAATGAGATGAAAATTTTTTTATTATTGCTTTTGTTAATTTCGTTTGATCTTCCCTCGCAGGAAAAATATGGAACAATAAACATAAACACAGAGCCACCCGGTGCTTTCACTTATATTGATTCCGAATTCGTCGGAAAAACACCAATTACAAACTTAAAAGTTAAGCCCGGAACATATACGCTCAAACTTAAAAACCCCGAGATATCCAGCTGGCTTGAGCAGGATTTCGTTCAAAAGATAGAAGTTAAAGAAAATGACACGATGAATCTTCACATAACCTTTGAAAAATTTATCAAAATTAACTCAAACCCCTTCTCTGCAACTATTTTGCTTGGTGATTCAACAATAGGAACAACACCGGCAATTTTCAAGATGAAAGACTTGCTCGGCAAAAGTTTAAAACTTGTGAAGAAAGGTTATAACGACGCCGAGATTTTCGTTGACGGTAAAACCGATAAAATTGAGGTCAATCTTACACCTCACAACGGAGCGGAAACAGAATTAAGAACGGAACCCAAAAATAAATTAAATATCACCCTTCCTATAGCTGGGGTAAGCTTGGCAAGTGGAATTACCTCCATCTACTTCAAGACAAAAGCCGATAAATTATACGATGAATACCTAAAAACTGGAAATCCCGAAAAACTTAACACTATAAAAACTTACGATAAAATTGCCGGGATTACGCTCGTAATTTTTGAAGTGACCGCGATATTTGCTATATACATATTGATGAAAAACTAATCGCAAAGGACATTGTGTAAGGATAGGGGTTGTGGAATTTTAAGGTCGCGATTAAAAGTTTTTATAATTTAATCACTTTGTCCTCTGTCGCAGACCGAGAGTTTTTGCATTTTCCTCAGCGACTTGAATTACACCGAAAAAATTTGCATTTTTGCTTTAAATTATTTAAGTTTTGAAAGGGGTGAGAATTGAACCAGTGTGGAATTTAAACATTCATTTTATTGACGAAGGGCGTTTGATTTTAAACAGTGAGAATTGAACCAGTGTGGAATTTAAACGAAACATCATCACTAAAATAATCCTTTAAAAGTTTCTGGTGAGAATTGAACCAGTGTGGAATTTAAACTTGTATACTATTTTGCATTTGCAACCCTTCATCCCTGTGAGAATTGAACCAGTG
This window encodes:
- a CDS encoding PEGA domain-containing protein, whose protein sequence is MKIFLLLLLLISFDLPSQEKYGTININTEPPGAFTYIDSEFVGKTPITNLKVKPGTYTLKLKNPEISSWLEQDFVQKIEVKENDTMNLHITFEKFIKINSNPFSATILLGDSTIGTTPAIFKMKDLLGKSLKLVKKGYNDAEIFVDGKTDKIEVNLTPHNGAETELRTEPKNKLNITLPIAGVSLASGITSIYFKTKADKLYDEYLKTGNPEKLNTIKTYDKIAGITLVIFEVTAIFAIYILMKN